The following coding sequences lie in one Niabella agricola genomic window:
- a CDS encoding ABC transporter ATP-binding protein, with the protein MKSFIPNIDRQQTVISIRGLYKSFGSNHVLRGVDLDLHRGENIVVLGRSGTGKSVLIKVIVGLLHPDAGTVSVLGQEVPELNAHALRALRLKTGFCFQNGALYDSMTVGENLAFPLKRNEPGMSRKERDKRVEMVLDAIGLSHTIDQMPAELSGGQRKRIGIGRTLILRPEIMLYDEPTAGLDPITCTEINDLINEVQHRFNTSSIIITHDLTCAKSTGDTIAVLKEGRFIRQGNFEDVFSTDEVLIREFYEYNFIQ; encoded by the coding sequence ATGAAATCTTTTATACCCAATATCGACAGACAGCAAACAGTGATCTCCATCAGAGGTCTGTACAAATCGTTTGGCAGCAATCATGTACTACGTGGGGTAGACCTGGATCTGCACCGCGGGGAGAACATTGTGGTGCTGGGACGTTCCGGAACGGGTAAGTCTGTCCTGATAAAAGTGATCGTCGGACTGCTGCATCCGGATGCCGGCACGGTAAGTGTACTGGGACAGGAAGTGCCGGAACTGAATGCCCACGCGCTGCGCGCCCTGCGCCTGAAAACAGGTTTCTGTTTTCAGAATGGGGCATTGTATGACAGCATGACGGTAGGCGAAAACCTGGCCTTTCCGCTGAAGCGGAACGAACCGGGCATGAGCCGAAAGGAGCGCGATAAACGCGTAGAAATGGTGCTGGATGCCATCGGGCTTTCACATACCATCGACCAGATGCCGGCCGAGCTGTCCGGCGGACAGCGCAAGCGCATCGGCATTGGCCGTACACTCATACTTCGTCCGGAAATCATGTTGTATGATGAACCTACGGCCGGACTGGATCCCATCACTTGTACGGAGATCAATGACCTGATTAATGAAGTGCAGCATCGGTTTAATACAAGCTCCATCATTATTACGCATGATCTCACCTGTGCCAAATCCACGGGCGATACAATTGCCGTACTGAAAGAAGGACGGTTTATACGGCAGGGCAACTTTGAGGATGTGTTCAGTACTGACGAAGTGCTGATCCGCGAATTTTATGAGTATAACTTTATTCAATAA
- a CDS encoding MlaE family ABC transporter permease translates to MEPIEQSDKPVISKRIDGFFITVYEIFGFISRFFGEVLHPPFETREFIRQCFYIGSKSLPLISLTGFITGLVFTKQSRPSLAEFGATSWLPSLISIAIVRALAPLVTALICAGRVGSSMGAELASMKVTEQIDAMEVSAINPFRYLVMTRVLACTVCLPLLMCYNGLIALVGAFVDIHLNEQTSMDTFIQNAFTNISFLDLAASLVKALVYGFTIGIVSCYQGFHATQGTEGVGKSANVSVVVSMFLIFIEEVLIVQLVNMIR, encoded by the coding sequence ATGGAGCCTATTGAACAATCAGATAAACCCGTTATTTCGAAACGCATTGATGGGTTCTTTATTACTGTTTACGAAATTTTCGGATTTATCAGCCGGTTTTTCGGGGAAGTGCTGCACCCACCGTTTGAAACCCGGGAATTCATCCGCCAGTGTTTTTATATCGGCTCCAAGTCGCTGCCGCTGATCAGTCTTACCGGCTTTATCACCGGGCTGGTGTTCACCAAACAGTCACGCCCTTCTCTGGCGGAATTCGGCGCTACTTCCTGGCTCCCTTCGCTGATATCGATTGCCATCGTACGGGCGCTGGCCCCGCTGGTAACAGCGCTGATCTGTGCCGGCCGTGTGGGGTCGAGCATGGGTGCCGAACTGGCCTCTATGAAAGTTACCGAGCAGATCGACGCAATGGAGGTTTCAGCCATCAACCCCTTCAGGTACCTGGTAATGACGCGGGTGTTGGCCTGCACTGTATGTCTGCCGCTGTTGATGTGCTATAACGGACTCATCGCCCTCGTTGGTGCTTTTGTGGATATTCACCTCAACGAGCAAACAAGTATGGATACGTTTATACAGAATGCATTTACGAATATTTCGTTCCTGGATCTAGCTGCCTCGCTGGTAAAAGCCCTGGTTTATGGGTTTACGATTGGTATTGTCAGCTGCTATCAGGGCTTTCATGCCACTCAGGGTACGGAGGGGGTTGGTAAATCCGCCAATGTTTCTGTAGTGGTTTCCATGTTCCTGATTTTTATAGAAGAAGTGCTTATTGTTCAACTGGTGAATATGATACGATAG